From one Eucalyptus grandis isolate ANBG69807.140 chromosome 9, ASM1654582v1, whole genome shotgun sequence genomic stretch:
- the LOC104419024 gene encoding uncharacterized protein LOC104419024 has product MGTVGAKVESLAEKAAAARALGDGSVEEGGARAGPGSGEGEGGEEGVRVSINGKEEEEEGLGGKKAAGEVAKQGGVEVGGEVPGDGARGGGNEDFLGGRDGGLEDFEMNGVSSLLKMRGSGRVVDNQDGPLVSSVGVGEDVEGSKSTLSTPALASGDASGASKGRRKILVVDGNGVTLADSAEEIGKISESMSEPADGEGEDVVECQYSVGDLVWGKVKSHPWWPGQVYDSSDASDLAAKLRTRGKLLVSYFGDGTFAWCHPAQLKPFEETFEVMTKQSTSKNFLNAVEAALDQIGRFVNTRMTCSCVPMDKRLTRPLVGNSGIKEEVFVSDDGIGRLSVVWTEPRKLLSHLKFLTHLASASSILELAVLKNWLLAFYRAKGFDQLPSYHEAVEIPGLEDLREDVAMVDGKVGVPFQGPVLEEWISSRTEKAVLQKCHGASTNGGYKKPKQKSIAEIIGGNLDTQADVKQGNKTKEGAGSSVKQKKVNVDEARSDDKSSSKNESVEFKRSDSNVEMDGGISGSHKEETKKSGRKRKRISGSEISGPQEKEQSKHSVIAEGKVKEGSSAEASDGDSEQLEKGFLSRERKKSRYLSPPYMNISRGQKKGDIEAESLKISSLIRIGERMTKAADNLKVSASSLKSEHSKGQEKDAEESGTGHKTFSEKIPETQGEGDNKIDVLMNVKASANDVLSEVRAVAVDPVHARESKSDVVEEFFPMYRSSVYCDGSNYKTFNKRQPGRKRKSHEAEPESSKGALTNRSETSVKSTPSKPGRKRIKKDESTMDTPKSQPASKRSSGKKKEVPGRLHVTFSPGASLPTKDDLIKIYSKFGVLNETETDMCYNNLYALVVFQKNSNAEEALKSSQKENPFQSANASFKLQCDSTTPKTHGHGGGASAEDSPLPKQHSNMAPKKQSASQSSTGEASELQYIKLKLEKMTSMVDKSHGKLSKKMKSGLEGEIKDLLEKVSSSGRS; this is encoded by the coding sequence ATGGGTACGGTCGGGGCCAAGGTCGAGTCTTTGGCCGAGAAGGCCGCGGCGGCCCGAGCGCTGGGCGATGGGAGCGTCGAGGAAGGCGGGGCTCGCGCGGGCCCAGGGTCCGGCGAAGGGGAGGGCGGGGAGGAGGGGGTTAGGGTTTCTATTAatgggaaggaggaggaggaggaaggcttGGGAGGCAAGAAGGCTGCTGGGGAAGTGGCGAAACAGGGCGGCGTGGAGGTGGGTGGGGAGGTTCCCGGGGACGGGGCGCGCGGCGGCGGGAATGAGGATTTCTTGGGCGGGAGGGATGGCGGGCTGGAGGATTTCGAGATGAATGGGGTGTCCTCTTTGTTGAAAATGAGGGGGAGCGGGAGAGTGGTCGATAATCAAGATGGGCCGTTGGTGTCTTCGGTTGGGGTCGGTGAGGATGTGGAGGGCAGTAAGAGTACATTGAGCACGCCTGCTTTGGCCAGTGGGGATGCTAGTGGAGCATCCAAAGGCAGAAGAAAAATTCTTGTGGTCGATGGAAATGGTGTAACTCTAGCTGATTCGGCAGAGGAGATTGGGAAAATCAGTGAATCGATGAGCGAACCTGCTGATGGAGAAGGGGAGGATGTTGTAGAATGTCAGTATTCTGTAGGGGACTTGGTGTGGGGTAAAGTGAAGAGCCATCCGTGGTGGCCGGGGCAGGTTTATGATTCGTCAGATGCCTCAGACCTTGCTGCGAAGCTCAGGACTAGGGGTAAGCTCCTTGTGTCGTACTTTGGTGATGGAACATTTGCCTGGTGTCACCCTGCTCAGTTGAAGCCTTTCGAGGAGACTTTTGAGGTAATGACGAAGCAGAGTACTTCGAAGAATTTTTTGAATGCTGTAGAGGCTGCGTTAGACCAGATAGGTAGATTTGTGAATACGAGGATGACTTGCTCTTGTGTGCCCATGGACAAGCGTCTGACTAGGCCCTTGGTAGGGAATTCTGGAATTAAGGAAGAGGTTTTTGTTTCTGATGATGGGATTGGGAGGCTTTCGGTTGTTTGGACTGAACCCAGGAAGTTGCTTTCTCATTTGAAGTTTTTGACGCATCTTGCTTCTGCATCCAGTATACTTGAGCTGGCAGTGTTGAAGAATTGGCTCTTAGCTTTTTATAGGGCGAAAGGGTTCGATCAGTTGCCTAGTTACCATGAAGCGGTGGAGATACCAGGTCTTGAAGACCTGAGAGAAGATGTTGCAATGGTTGATGGCAAAGTGGGGGTCCCATTTCAGGGGCCCGTATTGGAAGAATGGATTTCTTCCCGTACTGAGAAGGCTGTGTTGCAGAAATGCCATGGTGCATCCACCAACGGAGGGTACAAGAAACCGAAGCAGAAGAGCATTGCTGAAATTATTGGTGGCAACCTGGATACTCAGGCAGATGTTAAGCAGGGGAATAAAACCAAAGAAGGCGCAGGGTCATCTGTGAAACAGAAAAAGGTTAATGTTGACGAAGCTCGCAGTGATGATAAGAGTTCTTCAAAAAATGAATCGGTGGAGTTCAAAAGGTCCGATTCAAATGTCGAGATGGATGGTGGCATCAGTGGCAGCCACAAGGAGGAAACTAAGAAGAGcggaaggaagaggaaaagaatctCGGGTTCTGAAATTAGTGGGCCTCAGGAGAAAGAACAATCTAAGCATTCTGTAATAGCAGAGGGAAAGGTGAAAGAAGGTTCTAGTGCAGAAGCTTCTGATGGTGACTCTGAACAACTTGAGAAGGGCTTTTTGTcaagggaaaggaagaagagcagGTACTTGTCTCCACCATACATGAATATAAGTAGGGGTCAGAAAAAGGGCGACATTGAAGCTGAATCCTTAAAAATTTCCAGTTTAATTCGAATAGGAGAGAGGATGACCAAGGCTGCCGATAACCTAAAGGTTTCAGCTTCAAGTTTGAAGTCTGAGCACAGTAAAGGTCAGGAAAAGGATGCAGAGGAATCTGGAACTGGACACAAGACATTCAGTGAGAAAATTCCTGAAACTCAAGGAGAAGGTGACAACAAGATTGATGTGCTGATGAATGTCAAGGCTTCTGCCAATGATGTCCTATCTGAAGTTCGGGCTGTCGCTGTTGATCCTGTACATGCAAGGGAGAGCAAATCTGATGTTGTTGAGGAGTTTTTCCCTATGTATAGAAGCTCCGTGTACTGCGATGGGTCCAACTATAAGACATTCAATAAACGCCAACCTGGGAGAAAGAGAAAGTCTCACGAGGCAGAGCCTGAGTCATCGAAGGGAGCCCTGACCAACCGATCTGAAACTTCTGTCAAATCAACTCCAAGTAAACCGGGGAGGAAAAGAATCAAGAAGGATGAATCCACAATGGATACTCCTAAAAGTCAACCAGCCTCTAAGAGATCAAgtgggaagaaaaaagaagtccCAGGACGGCTTCATGTTACGTTCAGTCCTGGTGCTTCTTTACCCACGAAAGACGATCTCATCAAAATATATAGTAAATTTGGGGTATTGAATGAAACAGAAACAGATATGTGCTACAACAATTTATATGCTCTTGTGGTCTTTCAAAAGAACTCTAATGCTGAAGAAGCCCTAAAAAGTTCACAAAAGGAGAATCCGTTTCAATCTGCCAATGCCAGCTTCAAGCTTCAGTGCGATTCCACTACTCCCAAGACACATGGACACGGTGGTGGTGCAAGCGCTGAAGATTCTCCTC
- the LOC120288488 gene encoding uncharacterized protein LOC120288488, whose translation MDEFGEKDYRPALLCKRLGNLKTEVDAPPRESVISTEILDECKRTIFGKLYSGGDINYQGFISTMTRAWKVDSLNFAQRESDILSFTFESERDKNRILANSPWSFSSNLLILKPWEPNKLAQCYKFTSCEFWVQVHGLPIEWCSEEIVSLVAQQLGGVKEVKVEKRGVAFHKVGKARVDLELEKPLKPGTLFNLGEEKVWLDFKYERLPRFYYSCGRVGHFTTNCKEIPYDVAKIEDRKNNMLGNWLKAEVKGNSPFWELFYDEKVADQEVEPQDDSVISSHDTQIVIFTGEQTEANNSELSQSQSRAQMDVILLDIQLEQQKEKGKGIVYAAEPKTLQDTPISLSEDTRGRALVASPNKPPVHK comes from the exons ATGGACGAATTTGGGGAAAAAGACTATCGCCCAGCCTTACTGTGTAAGAGGTTAGGGAACCTGAAAACCGAGGTGGATGCTCCACCTCGAGAAAGTGTCATTTCAACAGAAATACTTGATGAATGCAAGCGCACGATATTCGGGAAGTTATATTCGGGAGGAGATATAAATTACCAGGGCTTTATCTCTACTATGACGCGGGCTTGGAAGGTTGATTCCCTGAATTTTGCGCAACGAGAATCGGATATCTTATCCTTCACATTTGAATCTGAAAGGGATAAAAATAGAATATTAGCCAATAGCCCATGGTCTTTTTCGAGTAATTTACTGATATTAAAACCGTGGGAGCCAAACAAACTAGCACAATGCTACAAGTTCACAAGCTGTGAATTTTGGGTTCAAGTGCATGGTCTCCCAATTGAATGGTGTAGTGAAGAGATAGTGTCTCTTGTTGCCCAACAACTAGGAGGGGTTAAGGAAGTAAAAGTGGAGAAAAGAGGAGTGGCTTTTCATAAGGTGGGTAAAGCTAGAGTTGATCTGGAGCTGGAAAAACCTTTAAAACCAGGCACCTTATTTAATCTGGGAGAGGAGAAGGTCTGGTTAGACTTTAAGTACGAGAGGCTACCTAGATTCTATTATTCATGTGGACGGGTTGGGCACTTTACAACCAACTGTAAAGAAATCCCGTATGATGTAGCCAAAATTGAAGATAGAAAGAACAACATGTTAGGCAATTGGCTAAAAGCTGAGGTAAAAGGAAACAGCCCCTTTTGGGAGTTATTTTATGATGAAAAAGTGGCTGACCAAGAGGTGGAACCACAGGATGACAGTGTCATCTCTTCTCATGATACTCAAATTGTTATCTTTACAGGAGAGCAAACTGAAGCAAACAACTCAGAACTATCACAATCTCAAAGCAGGGCACAAATGGATGTAATTTTACTTGACATCCAATTGGAAcagcaaaaagagaaaggaaaaggcattGTGTATGCTGCTGAACCAAAGACTTTGCAG GATACTCCTATAAGTCTTTCTGAAGATACCAGGGGtagggctttggtggctagcccaaATAAGCCACCGGTTCACAAATGA
- the LOC104419025 gene encoding sorcin — MENKAILKEWFERVDSEKTGSITAVQLKRALAVGNLELSISVVEQMIRMYDFDRNGTMSFEEFVALNKFLLKVQHAFSDLERGRGYIVPDDVYEALVKIGFSLDSPSFYSVCESFDQKKNGRFRLDDFMSLCIFVHSARNLFSSFDTAKQGRVTLDFNQFVYCTANCRI, encoded by the exons ATGGAGAACAAGGCGATCCTGAAGGAGTGGTTCGAGCGAGTTGACTCGGAGAAGACCGGCAGCATCACCGCCGTCCAGCTCaag CGGGCTCTCGCGGTTGGGAACTTGGAACTGTCCATCTCGGTCGTGGAGCAGATGATCAG GATGTATGATTTCGACAGGAACGGGACTATGAGCTTCGAAG AGTTTGTTGCTCTCAACAAGTTCCTTCTCAAG GTTCAACATGCCTTCTCAGACCTTGAGAG GGGTCGTGGATATATTGTCCCTGATGATGTGTACGAG GCCCTGGTGAAAATTGGGTTCTCGCTTGACTCTCCATCATTTTACAGTGTCTGTGAG AGCTTCGATCAGAAGAAGAATGGAAGGTTTCGGCTGGATGATTTCATGTCTCTTTGTATATTTGTTCACTCTGCAAG GAATCTTTTTAGTTCTTTTGATACAGCTAAGCAGGGGAGGGTCACTCTTGACTTCAACCAATTTGTCTATTGCA CTGCCAATTGTCGGATATGA